The genomic interval GGCACCGTCGAGAGTCAGCCCACTGAGCACATTGAACTTTTCTTTGTGCTTGGCGATTACGTTCAGAGTGGGCGGCAAGTCAAATTTGAAACCCGCTTCCTTGGGTTTCCAGTCGGGCATGTGGGCGCCGTTGGGCACGTAAAAGAATGCCATGCGAAGCGGCGTGTCGGACTTCGGCGATGCGGCCGACAACAAACGAGTGGGCGACATCGCATCGAGCAGGGGCAGAGCGATCGCGGTGCCGACGCCACGCAAAACGGTACGACGTGAAAGTGATTTTCTCATGATTCACGGAATCCTTGTTTTTGGAACGGATCGCTGGCGATGATTGCCGCGACCAAGTAGGCGAATCGGTATTCGTGTGCACGACACTCAGAGACGATCTTGTCGATCGCACACTTGTCGTAGTATTCGGTGCCCCGACCGACGGCATAGATCAACATCTTTTCTGCCAAACATCGGACGAACTGTTCGCGTCGAGGACCCGCGATGTTGGCACGTAGACCATCGATGCCGTCAAAGGTCGTGCCATCGGGCAGCTTGCCGCTGGCATCGATTTTTTCTCGCCCCTCGGTCGTCCGCCAGCGACCGACTGCATCAAAGTTCTCCAAGGCAAAACCGAGCGGGTCCATCATGTTGTGGCATGACGCGCAGGCCGGGTTGCTGCGATGCTGCTCCATCCGTTCACGCAAGGTACCGGTCAGTTTACCACGATCCAGTTCGGGAACATTGGGCGGGGCGGGAGGTGGTGGCATGTTGAGCAAATTCTCCAACACCCATTTACCTCGCTTGACCGGGCTGGTTCGCGTGGGGTTGCTGGTGACCGTCAAAACGCTGGCGTGGGTCAACAATCCGCCACGGGGAGTTCCTTGCAGGGAGACGCGACGAAAATGATCTCCGCTGACCCCCGTGATCCCGTAGAATTCGGCGAGCGGCTCGTTGATGTAGGTAAAGTCCGCGTCGAGCAACGTCGTGACAGGCATGTTTTCACGCATCACGCCTGCAAAGAACGTCAGCGTCTCACGTTTCATCAGTTGGCGGATCTCGTCATTGAATCCTCGGTACAACCGCACGTCGGGATCGACGTTGTCGAGGTTTCGCAACTGCAACCACTGGGCGGCGAAGTTTTCGACGAACTGATTGGCCCGTCGATCCTGGAGCATGGAGGCGACTTTGCGGAGCAGGATCGATCGGTCTCGCATTTGGCCCCGGTGTGCCATCAACAGCAACTCGTCATCCGGCATGCTGCTCCACAGGAAATAGGAGACACGCGTGGCAAGCTCGTAGTCGCTGATCGGCGGCATCGGCTGACCGTCTGCCGTTGGTTGAGTCCGCTCGACTCGAAAAAGGAAATGCGGTGACGCCAGAACGGCTTGCATCGCTACCTGGATGCCTTCTTCGAACATTCCGCCATCGGCTCGAACCTGCGCGGCCAACTGGGTCAAGCGATTGACTTCGTCTTCGGTTGCCGGTCGCCGGAACGCACGACTGGCAAAGCGAAGCATGATCGCGGATGTCGCGCGGTCTTCATCGACACCCGGACCAGGTCGGACAAAGATGATCTTCTTGTGGCTCGCAGGCAGCTTTGTATCCGAGACCACCGTCGAGCGCGCTTCTTGACCGACGAGCTTGATGTGATGCAGACGCAGATTCCGGTCGACTTGGTTGGCGACGTAGTAATCATTCAAGAACGTGATGTCGATCTGACGTGTGCCACGGCCCATGCGCAGCTCGATCGTGAAATCCTTTTCATCGTCGTTGGGAACGTCAATGATTTTCTTGGTTCCCCCCGTCGCGATCTCCATTTTGCATGGCTCATCGCCTCCTTGATCACCCGATGCAGTGATCGTCAGCTTGTACATCGCGCCAAAAGGCAACGTGGCTTGCAAGGAGACCGTTCCGCGACTGGAAATCACCAGTGGAGATCGATTGCCCCACTTGTCCGCATTGATCAACGATCCTGGATCGCGTTGAATCTCGTAGATCTCGGGAGCCGGTGGCGTGTAAATCGCTTTCCCCGAAATCTCTTCGGCGGCATCGAGATACTTTTCCATCAAGATAGGTGGCAGCGAGAGGACGTCGCCGATGTTGTCGAATCCGTACCCCACGTCGTCCCCGGGGAACTCGCTGGCCGGCTCGTAATCGACGCCGGTCAAATCCATGATCGTGTTGCGATACTCGGCGCGGTTGAGTCGCCGCATCGCGACCTTGCCGGCGTTCGGGTTTTGCACACAGTCCACCGCATTGGCAAGGCTGTCGATCATCGCGGCTAACCGCTCGCGTGTGGCCGGGTCCATCTCAGGCCCGTCCTCGGGCGGCATCGAACCGAGACGAACGTGCGACAGCGCTTGCACCCACCGCGTACGATTTTTCTTGAGCGACTCAATGGAACTGTCATCAGCTAGCGGGATTTCGCTGCCGCTGTCATGGCAGTCGTAACAATAGGTCTGCATCAGCGGGACGAATTGAGTCCGAAACGCTGCTTGACGACTGGCCTGGTCGGCGCTCGCTGACGTGTCGCCAAAGAGCGAGACGACGAATACCGCAAGGCTGATGCTCAGTGAATGGCGAAGGTGGGATCGCAAGGAACCAGTGGGATAGCGAGTAAACCAAGTGCGAGCGAGAAAAGACGTTCTGACTACAGTTTACTCTATGGGCCGGAAAGCGAGATGTTCAGTCTCGATTGCGATTTCGGCTAAAAACGGTGATTCAAGCACCCTCCGGTGGGCGATGAGAGGGGAAAACCAGGGCTCCCCGCCCCCCCGCATGGCGAATCACCCGCACGATTGCTCAATCCGCCCCGAAAATCTCGGGATGGGCCGCGATACGCTCTCGTGCGATCGCCCGCCCGTTGGCATGCCCCAACGCGATGGTGCCCAAGTAGATCGGGAACGAATACGCCGGAACGACATTACCCAGGGCGTTACCGATGTACGATCCGTAGGCGGGATACAGAACCCGGTCGGCTTCCACGAGCAATCTCTGATCGTCTGCTGTTTCCAGATAGGCATAGACGTCTTCGGTGGCAATCGTTTCATGCCAGATGGGCAAGATCCCGTAGGCCAATGAGTAGAGACCTTGGTATTCCCGTCGAGTGAAGTCCTTGGCGTGAGCACACTCGTGCAGTGCGACCGTCGGCAGGTCACTGTAGAGATGGATCGTTTGAGTATAGGGGTTGAAGTGGTCACCGCCGAATACCCTCCCTGGAAACACAGCTTCCTGGGCAACCGACAGCGTACCCACGGTGTAACGAATCCAAGGTGAAACCGTTGTGTTCTTGCGAAGCCGGCCCCAGTCCTCCAACGGCGCGTACTGATTGGCACGCAACTTCACATGCGGCAGTCCATTGTTTTCCAAATAGTCCGTCGCAGTTAGCAAGGTTTCTTCGGAGATCTTGTGTTGCTCTAGCCGTCGATTCCAAAACAGCAACTTGGTCGGGATGCCGATCACATTGCCCACGGTATCGATCACCTTGTTGGGACGACCGATCTCGACTTGCGGATCACTCGCGTCCAGCAACGCCGGTGCGATGTATTGAGACTTCGGCTCGATCGCAACCGGTGACAGTACGCGGCAGCCGGCGAACAGACACAGTGCTAGCAACAACGAAGCTCGGCCAAAACGTTCCAACTGCATAAAAGCCATGCCTTTTCTGTTCGATCTGTTTTGCAAAAGGGGCTACAACGCAAGGGTGAGTCATGGGCCGTAAGACACCGGGCAGTGCGGTAGAACCGATCGCGTACTGGCTTGTCGCTTTAGTCCGTGTTGGGGATCTAATGTCTGTAGGACGATGGGCACTCTTGCCTGTCTGTGTTTTGAATGTCGGCCAAGAGTGGCCAACCTACGACCAAATCAACAAGCCGCTTGCGCGTCGCGTCTCACCTGTTATCGGATAACCAATCTCGATTCATTCAGGCAAGTGCCTTTTCTGGCGGTTAAGATTCCGTTCGGCTGGCTTTCTATGCCGACCGTCACGCCGAAGGTCAGCCTGAAAATACTGACGTACATCTTGCAAGCAAATCGTAGCCGAAGATCGTTGATTGAAATTCAATTGCGTCGGCGAAGTTGTTCACAACAGCACTGCTGCGACTGCCACCAACAGCATCAGCAGACCGGCACCGAATTTCCCCAGCGTCCCGATCGTTCGACCCACGAACGTCGCGGTGCCAACACTCCAGTTGTCACGCCAACGTCGTCCGTCGCTCCACTCACCGTACATCGCGCCGGCAGATGCCCCCAAACCGCCGAATAACAGTGCTGCCAAAACGGGTCCGACGACGGGAACCGGTATCCCCACCGCGGCACCGACCAATGCTCCGATCACGGACCCGATGATCGAGTAAAGCGTTGACTTCTTGCTCGCTCCGGCGGACTTGGCCCCGTAGGCACCCGCGACGAACTCGACAATTTCGCCGATCAGCGCAAATACGAAACAAGCGAGCACGGTGCCGTACCCAATGGAAACGCGACCGTCTTGCGGCCCGGCCCACGCATACACCGCGATCAACAGCACGCTGATCCAGTTTCCCGGCAGCGCGATCAGGTTGGTCAGCCATGCGATCGTGCAAAGCAGCAGGAGTAAGCAGGCGAGCAAGACTTCGCCGGTCGGCTGAAGCCATTCCAACCATCCACTTGCCAATTGGGTGAAAAGCATCGCTAACGCGCACCCGCTGGCGGACCGGGACGTCGGGGCGTGTACAGACAACAGTCTTGTGGGCAGACATCATGCCACGGACCGAGCTCGCCCAACGCCGCTTTTTTGTCTGTTTTCCCCAAGCGTTCCTGTACCAATTGTCGAATCATCGCGACAAACTTTGGTGACGTGCCGGCGGTCGCAGCACGCTTCATCGCGATACCACGCGATTCGCACAACTGCTTCGCCTCTTCGTCCAAGTCATACAACACTTCCATGTGATCGCTCACAAAACCGATCGGCACGATGATGAGATTGGACAGCTTGCTCTCGTCATCCATCTGCGCGATCGCGGCGCAAACGTCGGGTTCCAACCAAGGCTGACTGGGCGGGCCGCTACGACTCTGATACACCAGACGCCAATCGGTCACGCCGATCGCCTCAGCAACCAAACGACTCGCTTCGTTGAGCTGTTTGGCATAATCACAGTTGTCCGCCATCGACATGGGAATGCTGTGCGCGGTGAACATCACATTGGCCGCCTCGGGGGCGATGCCAAGTTCCGCGATCGCAGCACGGACGTTGTCCGAAAGTGTTTCGATGAAGCCGGGATGATTAAACCCCATTCGTACTTTTTCAACGATCGGTGCTCCCGGGCCGACCTTCTCCTGAGCGTCGGCAATATTTTCGCGATACTGTCGACATCCGCTGTAGCAACTGAACATGCTCGTGAAGAACGCGAGCGATCGATTGCACCCATCGTCTCGCATTTGGGTCAAGGTGTCCGGCAGCAGCGGATGCCAATTTCGATTCCCCCAATACACTGGCAAGTCAATTCCATGCTCGGCGAACTCTGCCTTGATCGATGCGAGCAGTTGGCGGTTGTGTTCGTTGATCGGACTGACGCCCCCGAAACGCTTGTAGTGCTCGGCGACTTCCAGCATCCGCTCATGAGGCACGTTCTTGCCCCGCAGGACATTCTCCAAGAACGGCATCACGTCCTCGGGTCCTTCCGGGCCACCAAATGAAACCAGCAGAAACGAATCGTAGGGCAGATCAACGTTGGTCATGGAGCAGTCGAGGCATCGGGCAAGGAGAAAAACGGTCGATGAACGACGTCATTCTCTCTACCGGGCAACTCTCTACCAGACCGGGGACCAGGATCAATCCCAGAGTTCATAGAAAATCAGGCTTTTGAAGAAAACACGGCCGGGTCGAGCGACGGGCACCGGAACCGATCGCCCGACCCATACGGCCGTGTTTGGGCCGAGACTGAACGAGGTGAAACCAGTCTCGGCCACAAGGACAACGCGATTCCCCGTCGCGTTGTTTTCGTCATCCAGTACGATCAATCCATCCCTGCCTTCCTCCCAAAAACAATGGTTTGCAAGCCCCGTGCCAATGTGCTCATGTTGCCCCCTTCTGCTGTGCGATCACGATGCATTTGGTTGCCAAATTCGTTGATAGCGCTGCTCACAGTGGTTCGGATATGGCAAGGGAATGGCACTTGTGGGCAAGGAGTGCCCCCACAATCACCTTCCGCTGGCGGCAAGATTTTTGATCCTTTCCGACCATGAAAATCTTTCGGATCACAAAAATCCTGCTCCGAACACTTCCGATTGCCAGCCCCGCGAGCATTGAATCCGAGCACCTGCCCAAAACATTGGCACACAGCATTGGGAAACTGGCAATTGACCCAATGGGAACTGGTGTGGGAACTGGCGAACAATTACCACACTTTCGGGGAATCGCTAAGCCTACTAATCACTCACGACGATGCGTCGAACTTGCCCGTCGGCTCCCGCGATGGCAAAACTGCCGTCTGTGGGATGAGCGGCGATCGCGTATGCCCAGCCACTGAGCGCGGGCAACGCCTGTACCACACGCACGGAATCAGGATCAATCACTCGGACTTGACCATCCAGGCAGGCGGCGACGAGGTGCTTGGAATCGATGGTCCAGGCAATGTCCAGCGGCTCTGAATCCAAACGGATGTAACGCATCATGCGTCCAATGGTTGGCTGCCAAAACCGGATCGTTCGATCCGCCGACGCGGATGCGAGCATCGGCAACCCAGAATCGATCGGTCGCAATGCCAACGCACGGACCACGCCGGTGTGTTGATTGAGGTTTCGAATCATTTGCCAACTGTCGAGACTCCAAACACGAACACATTGATCTTCCCCCGCACTGATCAACAGCTTGTCTGTCGATGGTGGTATGGGATGGAGCACGGCAAGTGCCAGCACGCCTCGTGAGTGTCCCCGCAACATCTGGGAGGGTTCTGTCAAGTCAGCTCGGGTGCTGGCGATCGATCGATCCAAACTGCCGGTCAACACAGTCTGGGAATCCATCCAAGCAATCGCGTGGATCGTGTCATCGTGGCTGACGCGATCGATTTGTTCGCCCTTGCTTGTTGTTAAGCCAGCGTCGTGCCAACGAAAGACTTCGACGCGGCCGTCTTCGGATGGGCTGCCACCACCGACAGCCAAGCGGTTCCCGTCGGGCGAGAACGCGAGACAGTGCAGGTTGACAAGCGAGCTTGAAAGAACAGGCCTTGGTTTCAAATCCGGCCAACTCCATCGGTGCACTCCGGCTTGGCTGACCCCGACGAGCTCGCCGCTGTTTGCATCATCACTGGAGGGAGCAAACACGATCGCGGTGATCGGCGGTTGGGCGGCATGACAAGATCTTGCCGCGCCAAACGCAGCCAAGCATCCGACGAGGCAGACAATGAACAGAAACGGACGAATGGACTTGGTCATTTGCATCAATGATTCGTCACAAATTCGTCGCAGGTCAACAAGCTCCACACAAAGTCCTCCAGCAGGTCATGTCGCTGAGAATCAGAGGACGTCGCGTCGATCTGTTTTTGCCAGTGTTTGACTTCGTCGGCGGTGGGCGATCGGCTCAATGCCACTGTGTAGAACACGCGGATGATTTCGATGGGCTCTTTTTCCAACTTCAGCAGCTGCTGGAGCCGGCCGTCCTCGGCTCCGATTCGCTGGTTGAGCAATTCGCCGTTCATCAAGTGCAGCGTTTGCGAAAGGCTGGCGGATGTTCCCACTTCACCGTCGCAGGACTCGTTGCGTCCACATCGGCCCAGGATATCAAGCGTCGTTGACGGTGTTTGCGGGTCCATCAAGTTCACGGCTCGTGTTCCTGGCGGTTGCTCACCAAAGACATCCGCAACGCCCAGGACATCAGAGATCGCATCCGCCATGACTTCGGCAGACAGTCGCCTGCGGATCGCGTGAGACAAGTACCGATCATCGTCCTTGTTCAGCGACGTCGCACGGGAGTCCCGCGCGTATGCGCGGCTGCGAGCGATCAATCCGATCGTGTGCCGCAGACGGTATCCATTGGCGACAAAATCGGCAGCCAACCGGCTGAGCAGCTCTGGATGCGTGGCGGGATT from Stieleria varia carries:
- a CDS encoding DUF1592 domain-containing protein, with protein sequence MRSHLRHSLSISLAVFVVSLFGDTSASADQASRQAAFRTQFVPLMQTYCYDCHDSGSEIPLADDSSIESLKKNRTRWVQALSHVRLGSMPPEDGPEMDPATRERLAAMIDSLANAVDCVQNPNAGKVAMRRLNRAEYRNTIMDLTGVDYEPASEFPGDDVGYGFDNIGDVLSLPPILMEKYLDAAEEISGKAIYTPPAPEIYEIQRDPGSLINADKWGNRSPLVISSRGTVSLQATLPFGAMYKLTITASGDQGGDEPCKMEIATGGTKKIIDVPNDDEKDFTIELRMGRGTRQIDITFLNDYYVANQVDRNLRLHHIKLVGQEARSTVVSDTKLPASHKKIIFVRPGPGVDEDRATSAIMLRFASRAFRRPATEDEVNRLTQLAAQVRADGGMFEEGIQVAMQAVLASPHFLFRVERTQPTADGQPMPPISDYELATRVSYFLWSSMPDDELLLMAHRGQMRDRSILLRKVASMLQDRRANQFVENFAAQWLQLRNLDNVDPDVRLYRGFNDEIRQLMKRETLTFFAGVMRENMPVTTLLDADFTYINEPLAEFYGITGVSGDHFRRVSLQGTPRGGLLTHASVLTVTSNPTRTSPVKRGKWVLENLLNMPPPPAPPNVPELDRGKLTGTLRERMEQHRSNPACASCHNMMDPLGFALENFDAVGRWRTTEGREKIDASGKLPDGTTFDGIDGLRANIAGPRREQFVRCLAEKMLIYAVGRGTEYYDKCAIDKIVSECRAHEYRFAYLVAAIIASDPFQKQGFRES
- a CDS encoding WD40 repeat domain-containing protein, with product MTKSIRPFLFIVCLVGCLAAFGAARSCHAAQPPITAIVFAPSSDDANSGELVGVSQAGVHRWSWPDLKPRPVLSSSLVNLHCLAFSPDGNRLAVGGGSPSEDGRVEVFRWHDAGLTTSKGEQIDRVSHDDTIHAIAWMDSQTVLTGSLDRSIASTRADLTEPSQMLRGHSRGVLALAVLHPIPPSTDKLLISAGEDQCVRVWSLDSWQMIRNLNQHTGVVRALALRPIDSGLPMLASASADRTIRFWQPTIGRMMRYIRLDSEPLDIAWTIDSKHLVAACLDGQVRVIDPDSVRVVQALPALSGWAYAIAAHPTDGSFAIAGADGQVRRIVVSD
- a CDS encoding DUF456 domain-containing protein — encoded protein: MLFTQLASGWLEWLQPTGEVLLACLLLLLCTIAWLTNLIALPGNWISVLLIAVYAWAGPQDGRVSIGYGTVLACFVFALIGEIVEFVAGAYGAKSAGASKKSTLYSIIGSVIGALVGAAVGIPVPVVGPVLAALLFGGLGASAGAMYGEWSDGRRWRDNWSVGTATFVGRTIGTLGKFGAGLLMLLVAVAAVLL
- a CDS encoding ferrochelatase, whose amino-acid sequence is MTNVDLPYDSFLLVSFGGPEGPEDVMPFLENVLRGKNVPHERMLEVAEHYKRFGGVSPINEHNRQLLASIKAEFAEHGIDLPVYWGNRNWHPLLPDTLTQMRDDGCNRSLAFFTSMFSCYSGCRQYRENIADAQEKVGPGAPIVEKVRMGFNHPGFIETLSDNVRAAIAELGIAPEAANVMFTAHSIPMSMADNCDYAKQLNEASRLVAEAIGVTDWRLVYQSRSGPPSQPWLEPDVCAAIAQMDDESKLSNLIIVPIGFVSDHMEVLYDLDEEAKQLCESRGIAMKRAATAGTSPKFVAMIRQLVQERLGKTDKKAALGELGPWHDVCPQDCCLYTPRRPGPPAGAR